One region of Malania oleifera isolate guangnan ecotype guangnan chromosome 6, ASM2987363v1, whole genome shotgun sequence genomic DNA includes:
- the LOC131157366 gene encoding embryogenesis-associated protein EMB8-like encodes MATASLGSAAPLPSFRHFRHLPRSITPLPLPTASNRTPMKTVSSAVQVNTAALLPLDKPLVRHYHHPSLEVFGGAQDSLLPALSSLERPYDPFPLIGWNGHVETIFAALFRSLPEVRYRRECLRMSDDGVVALDWVSGDLRRLPADSPILILLPGLAGGSGDRYVKHMLVRASSNGWRVVVFNSRGCADSPVVTAKFYSAGYTDDLREVVAQLAARYPEANLYAAGWSLGANILVRYLGQDSNTCPLSGAVSLCNPFDVVVADEEFSKGINCIYDKSLASALRKIFKKHALLFEDLDGDYNIPLTANCKSVREFHEGLTVATFGYQSVDDYYSNSNSSEYIKHVRTPLLCIQAANDPIAPYRSIPREDIKENPNCLMIITPKGGHLGWVAGAKAPRGSPWTDPVVMNFLSYLESGRSQPSDFPELESGRSNSSATSFMKVNGVQQCTEGSHHHQEV; translated from the exons ATGGCGACGGCCTCCCTGGGTTCCGCCGCTCCCCTTCCCTCCTTCCGCCATTTCCGCCACTTGCCCCGCTCGATTACTCCTCTCCCACTACCAACCGCTTCCAATCGCACGCCCATGAAGACCGTCTCCTCCGCCGTCCAAGTCAATACCGCCGCTCTCCTGCCGCTCGATAAACCCCTGGTCCGCCACTACCACCATCCGTCGCTCGAAGTCTTCGGCGGAGCTCAGGACTCCTTGCTCCCCGCTCTCAGTTCCCTGGAGCGACCGTACGATCCGTTTCCTTTGATCGGATGGAACGGCCACGTTGAGACGATCTTCGCAGCTCTCTTTCGGTCTCTCCCGGAGGTCCGGTACCGGCGGGAGTGTCTTAGGATGAGCGATGACGGCGTTGTCGCTCTCGATTGGGTCTCCGGCGACCTCCGCCGGTTGCCGGCTGATTCTCCAATCCTCATTCTATTG CCGGGTCTAGCTGGAGGGAGTGGGGATCGTTATGTGAAGCATATGCTAGTTAGAGCCAGCAGTAATGGATGGAGAGTAGTTGTATTCAACAGCCGTGGCTGTGCAGATAGCCCTGTGGTCACTGCTAAG TTCTATTCAGCTGGATATACAGACGATCTTCGTGAAGTAGTGGCACAACTTGCTGCTCGGTACCCAGAAGCCAATTTATATGCTGCTGGTTGGTCTCTTGGGGCAAATATTCTTGTTCGATATTTGGGTCAG GATTCTAATACTTGCCCTCTTTCTGGTGCTGTGTCCCTGTGCAATCCTTTCGATGTGGTTGTTGCAGATGAGGAATTCAGCAAGGGCATTAATTGCATTTATGACAAATCTCTTGCAAGTGCTCTCCGCAAAATTTTTAAGAA GCACGCTCTCCTCTTTGAAGACTTGGATGGTGATTACAATATACCACTGACTGCAAATTGCAAGTCTGTTAGGGAATTTCATGAAGGATTAACTGTtg CTACATTTGGTTACCAGTCGGTGGATGATTACTACTCTAATTCAAATAGCTCAGAATATATAAAACATGTGCGCACGCCATTGCTTTGCATCCAG GCTGCAAATGATCCAATTGCTCCTTATAGGAGCATTCCTCGAGAAGATATCAAG GAAAACCCAAACTGTTTAATGATAATTACACCAAAAGGTGGTCATTTGGGGTGGGTAGCAGGTGCCAAGGCTCCTCGGGGGTCTCCTTGGACTGATCCAGTGGTGATGAACTTCCTGAGTTATCTGGAGAGCGGCAGATCCCAACCCTCCGATTTCCCGGAGTTGGAGAGCGGCAGATCCAACAGCTCTGCAACTTCTTTCATGAAAGTGAACGGAGTTCAACAGTGTACAGAGGGTTCTCATCATCACCAAGAGGTTTAG